One region of Halomonas huangheensis genomic DNA includes:
- a CDS encoding molecular chaperone yields the protein MAPSEAASLRVAPVILDLSAPTAASTIRIWNDAQQPINVQIRVFRWTQQNGEDVYEEASDVVASPPITTLQPGGENLVRVVRTAKQPVQAEESYRLIVDELPTSSQREAGTVSLVVRHSIPVFFADPDVPEAAPAWSVDQRQGGYMVTVRNDGARRFKVSNLSLSNGSAVVARHDGLVGYVLGNSTARWFVPGRSIEGVSGESMTITADSETGSFDATARLSGG from the coding sequence GTGGCACCTTCAGAAGCAGCATCGCTGCGTGTTGCTCCAGTTATTCTTGATCTCAGCGCGCCGACTGCGGCATCCACGATCCGAATCTGGAACGATGCACAGCAACCGATCAACGTCCAGATTCGCGTGTTTCGCTGGACTCAGCAGAATGGTGAAGATGTCTACGAGGAAGCAAGTGATGTCGTTGCCAGCCCTCCGATCACCACATTGCAACCTGGCGGAGAGAATCTCGTACGGGTCGTGCGAACCGCAAAGCAGCCAGTGCAGGCAGAAGAAAGCTATCGGCTGATCGTGGATGAGCTGCCAACCTCATCGCAACGAGAGGCTGGTACCGTCTCCCTTGTAGTGCGGCATTCCATTCCTGTGTTCTTTGCCGATCCTGATGTTCCGGAAGCGGCTCCCGCCTGGTCCGTCGATCAGCGCCAAGGTGGCTATATGGTCACGGTCCGTAATGATGGAGCGCGCAGGTTCAAGGTCTCCAACCTCTCCTTGAGCAATGGCAGTGCGGTCGTTGCACGGCACGACGGCCTTGTCGGTTATGTGCTGGGAAATTCGACTGCCAGGTGGTTTGTTCCGGGCAGGAGTATCGAAGGCGTGTCAGGAGAGTCGATGACAATAACGGCGGACAGCGAAACAGGAAGTTTTGATGCGACCGCACGTCTCAGTGGCGGCTAG
- a CDS encoding spore coat U domain-containing protein gives MSQGGVMRNSLLARGSLFTVLMISASYAAAQTATTQFNVQITINAECQINSASDLDFGSAGVIDTAVEASSEIAVQCTSGTTYDIGLDEGQGTGATVATRFMTGPDSETVTYSLYTEGGHTDVWGNTVGTDTASGTGTGSEQLYTVFGQVPEQEAPAPGTYTDVVTVTVTY, from the coding sequence ATGAGTCAGGGAGGAGTTATGCGGAACAGTCTTCTTGCCCGTGGTAGCCTTTTTACTGTCTTGATGATATCGGCGAGTTATGCCGCCGCACAGACAGCGACCACACAGTTCAACGTTCAAATCACCATCAATGCCGAGTGTCAGATCAATTCTGCATCGGATCTGGATTTCGGTAGCGCTGGTGTGATTGATACTGCAGTTGAAGCCTCGAGTGAAATTGCAGTTCAGTGCACAAGCGGAACCACTTACGACATCGGGTTGGACGAGGGCCAGGGCACTGGTGCAACAGTCGCTACGCGTTTCATGACCGGCCCGGACTCCGAGACGGTCACCTATTCCCTCTATACCGAGGGAGGCCACACTGATGTGTGGGGCAACACAGTCGGAACCGATACGGCTTCAGGCACCGGCACAGGATCCGAACAGCTATACACCGTCTTTGGTCAGGTTCCTGAGCAAGAAGCTCCAGCTCCGGGCACCTACACGGATGTTGTCACTGTTACCGTGACTTACTGA
- the araH gene encoding L-arabinose ABC transporter permease AraH codes for MTTQRLAEGETAQAPHAKGRQGLAKPLRTLLDTSGLIAVFILLFIGLSVLIPDFLTSRNMVGLLLSVTVIGTIATTMMLVLALGEVDLSVASIVAFSGVVAAVATTTSGSVFIGVMAGVLAGGVVGAFNGFVVARFGINSLIATLAAMEFVRGLAYITSGGDAVMITVPGFFDLGSASFLGLTLPVWAMIVCFVVFGVLLNMTSFGRNVLATGGNAEAAALAGVNVRRLKIIVFGLQGVVAGVAGVLLTSRMGLGDPNTALGLELAVISACVLGGVALSGGVASITGVLVGVLIMGCVQNAMGLLNVPTFYQYLVRGAILLLAVMFDRWKQTRRARG; via the coding sequence ATGACAACTCAACGCCTCGCTGAAGGCGAAACCGCTCAGGCTCCCCATGCCAAGGGGCGTCAGGGGCTGGCGAAGCCTTTGCGTACTCTGCTGGATACGTCAGGCCTGATTGCCGTCTTCATTCTGCTGTTCATCGGCCTTTCGGTGCTGATCCCCGACTTCCTGACCAGCCGCAATATGGTTGGTCTACTACTGTCGGTCACTGTCATCGGCACTATCGCCACTACCATGATGCTGGTGTTGGCGCTTGGAGAAGTCGATCTATCGGTGGCCTCCATTGTCGCTTTCAGCGGCGTGGTGGCTGCGGTTGCTACGACAACGTCAGGCAGCGTCTTCATCGGTGTGATGGCGGGGGTTCTGGCCGGAGGAGTGGTCGGTGCCTTCAACGGCTTTGTGGTCGCACGTTTCGGCATCAATTCGTTGATCGCGACGTTGGCAGCGATGGAGTTCGTGCGTGGCCTGGCTTACATCACCTCCGGCGGTGATGCGGTGATGATTACCGTCCCGGGCTTCTTCGATCTGGGCAGTGCCTCCTTTCTCGGCCTGACGCTGCCGGTCTGGGCGATGATCGTGTGTTTCGTGGTGTTTGGTGTACTGCTCAACATGACCTCCTTCGGGCGTAATGTGTTGGCCACGGGCGGCAATGCAGAAGCGGCTGCGTTGGCAGGGGTCAACGTACGCCGATTGAAGATTATTGTCTTCGGCCTGCAAGGCGTGGTCGCGGGGGTTGCCGGGGTGCTGCTGACATCACGCATGGGTCTGGGTGATCCCAATACGGCGCTGGGTCTTGAGCTGGCGGTGATCTCTGCCTGCGTACTCGGTGGCGTGGCACTGTCCGGTGGTGTGGCCTCGATTACCGGCGTGCTGGTGGGGGTGTTGATCATGGGCTGTGTACAGAACGCCATGGGCCTGCTCAATGTGCCGACCTTCTACCAGTACCTGGTGCGTGGCGCGATCCTATTGCTGGCGGTGATGTTTGACCGCTGGAAACAGACCAGGCGTGCCAGGGGCTGA
- a CDS encoding FadR/GntR family transcriptional regulator produces the protein MPPSTTNNSKRPSVTEYLAQAIFSGHYRPGDLVPKEVDLSAQFSLNRSAVRSDIRQLVDAGIIERISGHGTRVRNFEAWNILDPQVTDWMTRYAAPNPDIQREILAFRLDVEPWVAMTAARRATARDLVAIEEAFDGMAREMNVAGSEVKRLHSDHDIAFHVAIFKATRNIVWSQLSHILRPSIYLLIEMSNESSTDPEASLERHRELMEAIRARQPQAAFRAAQAVLDGTAEALGIQPGDSILGGGLELPPSP, from the coding sequence GTGCCGCCTTCCACCACAAACAACAGCAAACGACCCAGCGTCACTGAGTATCTTGCTCAAGCCATATTTTCCGGCCACTACAGGCCCGGCGACCTGGTTCCCAAGGAAGTGGATCTTTCGGCACAGTTCTCGCTCAACCGCTCCGCCGTACGCAGTGATATTCGCCAACTGGTCGATGCCGGTATCATCGAACGTATTTCAGGCCATGGCACGCGTGTCCGCAACTTCGAGGCCTGGAACATTCTCGATCCGCAGGTCACGGACTGGATGACACGATATGCGGCGCCGAACCCGGATATTCAGCGCGAGATTCTCGCCTTCCGACTCGATGTTGAACCCTGGGTGGCGATGACCGCTGCACGCCGCGCTACTGCGCGTGACCTGGTTGCCATTGAAGAGGCATTCGACGGCATGGCGCGCGAGATGAATGTCGCCGGCTCCGAGGTCAAGCGCCTGCACAGCGATCACGATATTGCCTTTCATGTTGCTATCTTCAAGGCGACGCGCAATATCGTCTGGTCGCAGCTCTCGCATATTCTGCGCCCTTCGATCTACCTGCTGATCGAGATGTCCAACGAGAGCTCCACCGATCCCGAGGCCAGTCTGGAACGCCACCGCGAGCTGATGGAAGCGATCCGCGCTCGCCAACCTCAGGCCGCCTTCCGCGCCGCCCAGGCGGTGCTCGATGGGACCGCCGAGGCGCTGGGCATCCAGCCGGGAGACTCGATTCTTGGTGGTGGTCTGGAGCTTCCGCCCTCCCCCTGA